aataGCACTAAGGGGTAATGAGTTGCGAGTAATTATCCatttaaagctttaaaatGTTCCACTTCTTTGCTGTActcctttaaatttaaagtccTTAAAGCAGtccaaatatttaatgttttgtaGAAGCACTTTTTAAGGTTTATTTGACTAAAAAAACACACTTTGCACAAACACTTCACTTTATCCAATTGTATTACCGGAAGTCACGAGGGGAAAGATGGCCCGAAGCACGATAATCGAGTGAACCAGTGGCCACAACTGTTGGTCCTTTTATATCCGCAAGGACCTCTGCTCGGCAAAACTCGTCCTGCAGCCCGAATGCCGGCAGCCAATGAGAGTCCTGCAAATCGGCGGGCAAATGACTTCGTCTGCACGGAAAGTGAATCTCTAGGTTAGGCGAACAAGGTTTTATGGCCTCACTTGTTGCTCCTTGGCCAAATCTGAATGGTAATCGCTTGGAAACGCCGTCGCGTGCCGCCAGCAATTAATGCGTCTCTTTGGTGGCACTCGTGTAGACTGCTTTAAGACGATGCTGCCTTAATACGCCCGGTGTTTAGTGAACCCAAATCTGATAGCCCAGGGAAAAGGCATTTCAAAGGGGGGAAAACAATTACCAAAGTCGTAAGCAAAAGTAAATCATGTTGCTGCCTAAGAATCTTTACATACACACATTATACAGCATCCCTAAATTTAGTGTATTGACTTATTATTAGACTAGCAACGCCgtaatgtttatttttgaataatttaacatttatttactGACCAGATTCTAAATCAACTAAGTTCACTTGCGGTGCAGACCACCACCTGGACGAATTACTGCAGCGGCTGCCTTTTTGACCTCATCAATTGCATGCATCATGCGCTGCGGCTCAGTGAGAAACCAAATCCACAGGACTACGCTATAGCGATACAGTTTATCCCGCTCCTAAAAGGATAAACAacattaaaatgttatattcCATGATTTTATAGTTAATTAGTATACTTACAATGCGCCCCACGACATTTTCCAGGAAATCTTTTCGCAAGGAACGCCCTGACTCATCCAGGCGAGTTTGCTGCTGGGTGACATTGTATATGGCGCTCAAGTAGCGAACGTTCTCAAACATGGGCTGCTCCAATGGGGAATCATAGACAAACGGCCGCAAAGTCTGCTCCAAGCgcttgctaaaaaaaaatattaatagcttaAACGATCTGTATCAAAGTTAAGTATTGCAACTTACAGTTCTGCCAGTTGATCCTGAACAGCAGCACACGACTTTCGGTTCAGCATGCTCTGAAAGGAGTAAGACAGCAGGCGACCGAACTTTTCGTATTCGAAGAGACAAGCCTTGGCCTCAGTTGCCTTTATGTTCTGTCCCAAGTGGGCTGACAACAAATTGGCAATCTCCTGCACAAACTGGGCACAAATGCCCTGATAACTGGCGTTAATGGAGCGCATGGTCTGGATTCTTTGCCAAGTGGCCTGCGCTTGGTCGCGCAACTCCTCCGAAGTGTCCAGGCAGTTGCGCTTCTTGTCGCAGTCCAGTTGGATCGCAATCCACAGCAATTCCGCATTGGACAGAGCATCTGAGATGATTTTAGTGAGCTTCTTGTCGCTTTCATGACGTCGAACAGCTCTTTCCAACTTCAGTTTAGTGTTCTCGTAGAGAACCAGCTCAATACGTCGCTGGGTGTGCTGCTGAATGTGAATGGTTAGATCGTTTAAAAGCGTATCGTGTGTATTGCTCAGTTGATAGTCGTTGAGCAGCTGCAGATCGTGCATTTCACGCGCCATGTCCGTTAAACTGAGGCAGTGAATCTTGCCAAGATCCAACTGGTCAATAAGACACTGCGTGGCCTTCACCTTGGCCTTTGTTCTTATGTAGGATAGTGCATAAAACTGGATGCTGTAAAAACGGTCATATCAATTAATGTGCATTGTTTTTAGCACAGAACCTTTGTGCTTACCCACGTTCCAAGTCCTCCAGCTTGGCCTTTTCGCGCCCAAGATCTTCCTCCGCGCTCTGGAACTCATCATAGTCCTGGATCTTAAAATTCTCCTTCACATACAGAGTAAAGTATTGCATAAATGAATCGCATTTGTGGAAATACTGCTCCAATGGCAGTTGATGCATGAATAGAGGCGGCAACTGTGGGGCGGTGAATGCCTTTTTGGCTTCGGCGCTTAGCCGGCAGTTCTCCTGCTGCAGTTCCTCCAGTTGCTTGGCTTTGGACTGGCACTCGGCTATCAGATCCTTCTCCCTCAGTTGCAACTCGGCGGTGACGCACTCCACCTCGCCTAGGTGCTTAGTTATCGAGTGCTTTGTGGTCCTGCAAAAGTGGATTGACCATCGATCGAACATATATGAGGAAGGTTACAGTTTTTCCCTTACATCATATCTTCCAGAAGCGTAGCATAATCCCTTGAGGCATCTTCGATCGCCTCAATGCTCATGGTCAAGGCGTCGACATCCTGCTGCTTGTAGTTGAGAAGCCCCGGACTTTCGGCCTCGATTTGCAGGAGCTTGAGCTCGCGATCCGAAGCACTTAGCCACTCGCCCCGCCGCTGCATCTCCTCCCGCTCCAGAACCTGTCGCTCTGTGAGGATATTTGCATCCGTGATGTTCCCGGACAGGAACTTGAAGAACATCTCCATCTGCTCATCGTACAGAATCCACTGGTTCGAGCTGTCCACTCCCAGCTTCTTGAAGAATTCCGAGTTCTGCAATCATGGCGATTATAAGCTGATCATTAATTAAATCATCACACATACGCTCAGCAGATCGCCCatcttttaaaaaaatgacAACACAAGCTGATTACTTATCGGTTATATCGAAAGGTTTCAGAGACGTTACTAGAGATGGTACCTTTTGAAAATTAACAGGAAATAGTGCTTAATAATTAAGCTTAATAAAAATCGTAGAAATTCCTGATTTCCTATCAACGATTTCATGAAATATTTACTCTTATCTATTtctgttaaatatatatatatataatatatataatatatatatatatatatatatatatatataatatatataatatatatatatatatatatatatatataataaatttctgtttattatatatatatattttatatatgaattattttaaatttttgctaTGAAGTAAGGATAcaatttttctaaatttgaCACAAGTTCTTAAGTTTAATTCAAGTAAATATTATGTTTTAGTACACCTCAATCTTAAAGGGCTTATAAATTGATCTTtgttaaaatgattttaatacCTTATATCGATATGTGGATAAACGTGCACACCACCCCTGGTAAATAGAAACACCCTAACGCCATCTAGTTTGCAGCCCTGGTACCGCTTTGGACGCACTTCGTGTGGCAGTCTGGCAACCCTACACTGAATGACAAGTAAATTCTGTTCGTTTTGCAAAATAAACTTGTAAATTGGTATATTCCTTAGCAATGGTAAGTACCGCGCCCAGAAGACCGGTATTGGTCTGAGAGCCACCATTGGGCCGATGACCATTGAAGGCTAGCAATCGTGGTAGTAATTGACTTGCGTGTATTTTCCCAGGCTCGCCGCTATGATTCCCGCACCACGATCTTCTCGCCGGAGGGCCGTTTGTACCAGGTGGAGTACGCCATGGAGGCCATCTCGCACGCCGGAACCTGCCTCGGAATCCTCGCCGAGGACGGCATCCTGTTGGCAGCCGAGTGCCGCAGCACAAACAAATTGCTGGACAGCGCCATTCCTTCGGAGAAGATCTATCGCCTGAACGAGTGAGTTGAAATTTCAGTAGTATATCCTACGATGAATTCAAGGGTCACAGGCCATATATTTAACTGGCCATGATCTTAATTACCCACTACATTCTCTACGAATCTATCTCTATCCAAGCCTCTTTGTTTTCCCTCAGCAACATGGTCTGCTCGGTGGCTGGCATCACCTCCGATGCCAATGTGCTGACCTCAGAACTGCGTCTGATTGCCCAGCGTTACCAGTTCAGCTACGGCGAGGTGATTCCCTGCGAGCAGCTGGTGTCGCACCTCTGCGACATCAAACAGGCGTACACTCAGTACGGCGGAAAGCGTCCCTTCGGCGTCTCGCTGCTCTACATGGGATGGGACAACAAGTACGGCTACCAACTGTACCAgtcggatcccagcggcaacTACGGCGGATGGAAGGCCACCTGTATTGGCAACAACTTCGGTGCCGCGATCTCCATGCTGAAGCAGGAGCTGGCCGATAAGGAGAACGTGAAGCTGACGCTGGCGGACGCCAAGGATTTGGCCATCAAGGTACTGAGCATGACCCTGGACACCACCAAGCTGACCCCGGAGAAGGTCGAGATGGCCACGCTGCAGCGTGTGGACAATAAGACCGTATACAGTGTCCTGGAGAAACCCGATGTGGAGAAGCTGATCGAGAAGTACACAAAGGTACAGGCGGAGGCCGAGGCTGCCAAGAAGGAGAAGCAAGCGAAGCAGCCGACCAAGTAATCCCAAGGATGCATTATTATTGATTAAGGGTCTATCCTGATTTTTGTAACCGATGTACGGAGTGtgtgaaataaaatttcaaaaaacaaaaacccactATCATTGTGCCAATAGGGATGGCCGATTAATCGATAACAGTGCCATTGCCATTCGCAGCGAAGAGCTGCTAAATATGGCCAGCGACGGGCAGTCACTAAAAAAATACCGTACAAAACATTTTGAGAAAAATTCCGTCGCTTtttatttgctgttgctgttataaaaaattcaattatacTTGCTAAACTAACGGTTAATCGGTTTCTGCAAAGGGGCTTATGCGTAATTGGAGAGTGCGCGCAAAACGCGTGGTGAATACGGATTGGAAAACCATTTTTCATACGCAGCAAACAGGCAATgagcgcgcgtgtgtgtgtgtgccacagAAAGTTGCAAGCAGCCTAGAGCTAAATAGGCGCACGGTTGTTAAATATTCACCGTGCTCTCTCGCTTTATGCAATAACAAAATCTGCAAATTCCCCCCATTAGGcgcaaaaatgtgaaaaaaggGGGGCAAAAAAACCAATGGGAATTTCTCAATGTTGTGTCAATACAGTGAGAGCGACGTACGAAAAGTCAAAAGCAAAGGAGAGGAGAATGGAataacacataaaaaaaagagctGAGCCACAGCAAAGAAGCAAGAAGAAACGCGAAGCAGGCTCTAAaagaaaaatcgaaataataaaaaaaaaacacgcacgcatgtgttggtgtgtgtgagCGAGTGAGATTCTGTGCGCGTGTAAgtgcaaatgtgtgtgtgagagagtgaaacgtataaataaaattcagcCAAATGCAGaagccaacaacaaaatggaTAACAAAACTACACAGTTGGATTTTAAATTACTGGTAATTAAATAATGTTTACCATTACCCCATCCCGTCCCACTTTTTCCACCATTCCAATATCACTTACACATACAGCAGCTGATGTttgtaagtgtgtgtgcaGTCTACATTCCGTGTGACTGCGACTGTCTAATTGAGAGAGCAGCAAAACAACGTGTAATGCGTAGGGAAAAAGCGgcagagcgaaagagagagatagagaatgagagagagaggaggTGGAGGACAGATAACAAATGAAGTACAGTGTGCACTGGTCgcatttattattgttgttttcgttgtaTATttagctgttgttgttgtttggggATGTGATTATTGTTGCTGTAATGTGAAAAGGTCGTTGCGATTAAAATTAATCCGAATTTAGTTTTGCTCTTGCTTTCGCCATTCAAATCGCGCTCAGCTCTCCCCTCCAATTGGAAACGCGAAGCACCTGAAGTAAACAAAGAGACGCAGCTAATGAGTTTGAGCGGGAATTGGCGGCCTAACTGTCTAAATCCGGGCTGTGTTACTTTTTCGTCCAGTGTAGCTAGCTGTAAAAGAAGGGTGGTTCACAAAATTCCCCCCTATTTCTGTttgctttattattttaaaagctcCGTTGATTTAGAGCCCCCCACAATCGCTTCTTGCACAATTTCCACCCACCCACaataccacacacacactcaaaaaTACTGTGTGTGTGAACTTCCGCCGAGTCTTTTGCTCCACCCCGCCGCCCACCTCCTCTCCCGCTGCACACTCCCACTATTCCTATTCAAAGGCAAACCCATACCactcccatttccatttgcctcctccttctcctcgtTTTCTTCCTCCCCTTTCCTTTCCCCTTTCGTTGAGTGCCACAtaatgttatttttgttttttctatttgcctCTAAAATGAATTGTAGTCTCCACACCCCCGGCCTCTTTCTTTTCCTTCTCTCTGCTACTCCCCATTCTTCGACCCATTTCATCACTGCTATTattcacttttgttttgttttccttcgCTATATtcgagaaaatatttatttttacttttattagtttataacaacatttacatttacttTGGCCACACAAGCAAAGCACATTTACATAAATACTAATACTACAAATACTATAAAATCCAAAAGTTTGATTGTGCCTCTCGCTCTCCCTCCCGCtttctatgtgtgtgtgttgttttttgtggGGCGAAGTGGAGAGAGTGTTAGGTGGATAGTCGGGTGGAAGGGGAGTGAGTGTGGAGTTCTCTTTTCCTCTTGCATGCATATAAATTCGAGGCTTTTCACATGCAGGCGCGAGCGAGACGGCGAATCGAGTACGAATGTACGAAGCAAAGCacaagtggaagaagaagaatgGTAAACAGCACCGCACAGTGGAGCAAGTATTTTATTGCAATTAAGCGGGAAGAAAGTGGTCATTGGCATTCAAATTCACCGATTTAAAGGCACTCATTCGTAGAGAATGGTTTTCTAAAACCGCGCATTTCACTGAACACTATTTAAAATAGTCATTTCGTCTGCAGTGAAATCACTCTTTGTGCTCCTTAATTAATTTCGTTGTGCAGTAATACAATTAAAGTTTTTATCGCTTTTAATTGAGTTTACGACATGGATTGAGTGCCTTTCTTGTTTTCCCATCCCTTCCACATGGACTCGAATTGATTGCAGTGTGTTTTGCTGTGCcaatttcattaataaaactcTGAAAAAAGGAACGGAAAGAGAGGGCGATGTAAatgctatttttatttgattagtACAACTATTTgaacgtacatatgtatgagcacacatacatatgtacgtgtGCATGAGTTCCACTTTGAGAGCTTcaatgcgagtgtgtgtgcgggcGAGAGGGAGACGGCAAGCACTAAATGTATAACATAAATTTTGCTAAAAATGCAGCCAACGTCATTCCCCCGCCCACCTGCCCCCTATAACGGTTCACCCATCCGAGCACCGTAAGTACGTGTTAGTGTAGATGTGCTCACGTGTACATAAGTATTTTGAAGATAGCTCTTTGGGTCTTTATGTGAGAAATGAACAGGTACATAACAATTGCAAACGAACTAAATATTTTTGGGCAGCAACAAAGGCTGAATAAATCGGGAAGGAGGCGTGTTCGTTTATCGAATAGCTCACACCCTACAAGGGATAtctcacaaaaaaaaaaaaaaacgatccAGACAAAATATCTACAACTCGGTTATTTTTAGTTCTCataaacacatgcacacaGATCCGAGCGAAGaccacacagatactcacgcACACTCTCGTACAACAACTAACATTTAATTAGAACACAAAAAATTCTAATTAAATATGGCATTTGCTTTACTCTTGCATTGCGCGTTCCCCAAGCTTCCCAATATCTGCCCAACTTTTGGACTCTCTCCCCCTCTCTGCTTGCCCCACTGAGAAGACAAATGAATTAAGTTTATAATAAAAGTTTATACATGCTTACATGCACATGTGAGCGTAGTTGTGTTTGTTAGTTTGTGTTATCTGCAATCTAAATTTACAGCAACTTTATTGACAACTAAAACGCACAGCGCAGCGTTGCCACACAGATAGAATGGGGGAAAAAATTTTTACTATCGCTTAGCAGACTTAGAAATCTTTTGTCCAAGAACTACCGTTTTGTTTCCATTAAAACTTGATTGATTAAAAGCGGTTTGACTAAGAGAAAGTAACGTGTGCTATACACTGCTATAAAGGTCATGTAGACTACCTGGCCACTAAATTAATTCATTGAATCCATATAAATAGCACTAAAACGAAAGATATTATAAAACAATGTCATGAACAACTGTTAAGTGAAACAATGAACTTTTGTAACAATATCTATCAGCGACGTTTATTATCTTGCAAAAACAACTTGTGAAGTTCTGTCAAAAGTGTTTGTGTACCAACTATTTGATATATGATATgagacaaataaaaaacaacaaataaacaagGGTTGGCCAGTCGAAGTGCGCATACACTGTCATTAGTGTATAGAAAATGGTAGTGTATAGTTGTAGTAAATGGTTCTATTCAAAACGAATTTATGAacatatttattgatttattttatattaacgTCGTATACTTTATAGACTTTTGGAATTATgtttcgaaataaataaatctgtGTGACGGTAGGGTATTTGAGGGCGTTTAAAACTTTTCAGGGTTGCGTCGTCGTTTACTTTTAGTCCCCTTCTACTCCACCCCATTTTGCCACCCACCCACCTCGGCTCCTCTCCACTGTTGTCCTCTCCCTCTCGCACAGTGGGTGGAGGAGAGCGGGCAGAGAGCAGCCCCACATTGTGTTTGTAACAACTACAAATCGCTGCAAATACACAGGCATACCAACGgcgaacatacatacataatagCAACATTGTGGAATGGGGAAAAGTAGCACAAATTGTGCGCTGTTTTAATttctctgcttcttcttctgcctccgctgttgctgtttttgtttttccttttcttttctatttttcGCCATCTTCGCTCGCTCTTGTGTCGCTGTGTTAGTGCTAATCGCTTGCGCGGACAGCGCAGTCGGCGTCGCCGTGCTGTCTACGCGCGCTCTCTCCTACTTCACTTCCCGCCCCTTCTCTATCTTCCACTCTAATTGCATTAAATTgtttggaaaataataatcagtAATTGCGTTTGACGACAGTTATTTCCATCAGCGCTTTGCGAGAGAATTTTGCCGTTTTATTGAAACAAATGAAGATTCTAATTGGGTCTTTAGCGGAACTAACAAATCTCTCTCACTAAGGTGGCAACCCTGCCGCAAACCCCGTCCCTCCCACCGACCACATTCCGTACTTTGTTGTTTTCTccgtggaaatggaaatgggcgGCTTGAAGCGGAAGTTggtaatttattttccactaGCGCAATAATTTAGGCACCGTGGGCTTAAAGCGGCCATTCAAGACTTATAAATTACAAGAACAAAGCCAAATATTCTAAtgttaaatcaaatattaaatatgcatACCCACTTTTAGTTCTTGATTAGCTAAGCGCATTTCTATGTCACCTATTACTTTCCAGGTGGATCAATCACTAAATCTACTGGACAGCCTCAACACGGCATTGCGGTGCGATGCTATTCAATTCTTGCTGCAGACGCTTAAGTGCAAATACCCGGAGTCCTGCGACCAAGTCGTCAGGAATCTGTTCAGTCACATAGCTGCGGCCAATGACAATGGCGAGTCTGGAGGCAGGGCGCAGCAGCACGAGCTAGCGAGGACGAagcagctccagctgctgctgaccGCCAAAAAGGAGAAGAAAGAGCTGGGAATCGGTTGCGAGGCGGAGATCAAGCGAGAGAACGATGAGGAGGAGGCGGGCTCGACGGATCTGAACCAAAATTTCGAGAAGATACCCTGCAAAGAGGAGTTCCTGTGCCtcgaggaggaagaggaggactTTCTCGACGATGCGGACACGCAGAACTCGTCTTCCCTGCAGTTCCACACCGGTAACAATGTGGACGCCCTGGCCCTGGGCCCTGGCGATCCGCTGGAGCTGATCCAGTCCGGAGTTTCGCTGCTGGTCAAGCGGAAGTATGCTGCCACCTTCGATGACGAACTGATCGGGGATGGGGATGGTGATGAGGCCAACAGTAACAGCAGTGACGGCAAGATGGTCAAGCGAAAGCGCACCAACAACATGCACCTGACCGTGTCGAGTGTGCGACGGAAAGAGGAGCACGGCCAGCTGGGCGATGGCTATGTCTTCCACGAGGACAGCCAGTATACGATGCGATATCACCACAGCACCGGCGAGTTCAGTGAGCGGGCCTTTAAGGCCCAGTTCCGGGCTCTGCTCCGCCTGGCGCTCAGTCAGCACCACAAGCCCTTTCTCCGCCAGTTCTACGAGAACTTTGTTGTGAATGGACGCTTGCTGGGGACCACGCCCTCGATGCGTGTCCTGAAGGAGCTGCGCGAACAGCGGCTGGAGGAGTGGCGACGTCAGCGTGAACGCCGCCAACTGGTCATCCTGATGGAGCAGAGCGAGACTCAGCGGGACGAAGAgtttcagcagcagcaggagctggtGGAGAACCAAGAGGAGGTCCAGCAGGAGCaagaacagcaacagcagcagctggaggatattcagcagcagcatctggagGAGAttcagcggcagcagcaattGCCGGCCATCTCGTTTGGCGACTCCGAATTGGAGTCAGAAACGGAATCGCAGCTGTCGTCGGCTGCCCAAGAGATTATGAAGTTTGAGGAGTTCATTGACGAGGGTGTAGGCGCTGGCCGTCTGATCGATGGTCTGGAGATGGAACCCGAGATCGATGACATGCTAGCTGGCGCCGGCAGTATGAACAGCGCCAGTggacacagcagcaacagtagcAGCAGCGGAAGTGGGAGCGCCGGTAATGGGAATGGCATCAGCGGGGTGATCCTGGAGAACAATAGTCATCATACGCATCACCTGTGAGTACTGTTTTAATGTTATCTTAACTATAAATTCTAATTAtcgtttgttttttgcttgcagaagtagcagcagcagcgcaaaTCTTGTGATCAACGGCCTTACGTCAAGCAATAGCAtcagcaacaataataataacagcaaCAATGTCAGTTTACACCGCCCTCAATTGACGCCACAGGCGCAGAATCAGCTGGCAGCGTCGATGAAACCATCAGACCATATTCCCATATCGATGCCCATGGAGAACATGGATTTGAAAGCCGGGCAGGCGGCTCATGGGACTGCCAACGCCATCATGCAGGGCGGTAGTTCGAGCCTCGCGAGCCAGCTACATCAGCAGCAAAAACCCTACAACTCAAGCAATAATCCGCTGTCTATGATGGGTGGAatgatgcagcagcagcagcagcagcatgttGCTATGCCGCACCACCAGCgccagatgatgatgatgccagAGGATTTCCCGCAACACGGAGCCTCAATGATGAACAGTCGTCAGATGCCCGCTCTGGCCGCCTTGTCGAATCTGGGCGACACACCGGCTATGAGTGGCCAGCTTAACTCCTCCCTAGAGCTGGACGACAATGACCTGTCGGCGgatgaggacgacgacgatcTGGACCATGACCTGGACGAATTAGACGCGGCCAAGCAACAACTAATAGATGGcggcagcagtagcagcacaTCGCTTCAGGCGCCACCATCGCAGCACGGCAGCGGTAGTGGAGGCAGCGGCGGCCAGACGCCCGGTAGCAAAAAGGATAAGCCCAGCTACAACTGCCTGCTCTGCCCCAAGTCGTATCGCAAGCGCAAGTCCTTGCTAGACCACTACAAAATGCATCCGGGCTACTGCCATGACTGCGGTCAGCGCAATGGGAACACGCTGGAGGTAACTAGCCATATCATAAGCCAAATATCGCGGATGAGTACTAAGAATTCACTCTATTAATTTCTAGGAAATAATCCACCACAACCGGACAATGCATGTCAAGGAGTTTCCGTTTGTGTGCGAGACGTGCGGAGAGTCGTACTCACGCAAACAGCAGTTCCACGCCCACGTGGAGTCGCACAATAAGAAGGAAATCAAAAGTGAGTCGACGTGAATGTAAATTTCACCAAGTTCTCGGGTGGAGTTCCACGGCAACAGCATCAGCTTAGCCAACAATCTAGTGATTGGTGATCTAACCTCGGTTTCATTTGCAGCCTTTCCCTGCGGCGAGTGCGGTCTTAAGTTTCCGCAAAAGAAACTGCAGCAACACTTCGAGGAGACGGGCCACAAGGCGGACGGCGCTATCTGCGAGGTGTGCGGCGAGGAGTTCCAGTCGAAGAATGCCCTGTACCAGCACATTATTCGTGTGCACAAGCGGGACAACTTCTTCGAGTGCCACATTTGCCATAACCGCTTCACGCTGAAAGCCAACCTGGAGCGGCACGTCCAGCTGCACACCGAGATCAAACGGCCCTACGTGTGCGATCTGTGCGGCTCGTCCTACTTCACATATCCCGCGCTCAAGGAGCACTACAGCAACGCCCACGTGGACGTGTCCGAGTGCAAATGCACGCTTTGCGGCAAGCGCTTCGGTTCGGCCAAGTCGCTGCAGCGACACCTTCCGTCGCACTCGGAGGAAAGGCCGCACTGCTGCAACTATTGCGATCAGGTATGTCTACGCGTAGCCCTTGGCTTGACCAACACAATTTATCGTGATGCCTTTGCAGACCTTCAAGTGGAAAACGCATCTGGTGCGCCACAAGCAGACAATGCACGGAAACGAGCCGCCTCCGCCTAAGAAGGGAAAGCAGCGCTTTCCCAAAACAAGCGAAGAAGGTAAGAATGTGGAGAACTTTGCCTAAAATCAAAAGCCATGCTTAACGTTATCTCCTGTCCAGCAGATATGGGTAGCTTACCGGACATGCCGGGTCCACCGCCTGTGAAggccagcaagaaggcagcaaCCAGCAAGGCGAAAGCGCAAGCAGCGGCCgccgcagccgcagcagcatcatcccagcaacaacaacagaaggGTTCTGCAGCAACACCGACGCCGCCACCGCCGGTCTCCACCACACCGGGATGCCTGCAACAGGATCCGTTCAATGCGGCCATGGTTAGCAGCAACAGCTCGCAGTCCTCCACGGCGTCCACGTCGCAACACTCGGTGTCGACGAGTGAATCTCAGCAGAATTCCATATACAATCAGAGCTTTAATGCGGAGAAACAGCAGCCAGGACAGCAGCAGCCCCAGAATACCTTGCATCAGCAACATCCAACGCCGCCAcctccgcagcagcagcaacaacaacagcagcagcagcaggcgctgCCACAGTCACGAGTTGGGCCCGGAGAACTGCATCTGCAGCGGATGAATAGTTTCGGCCAGGACGGACAGTTTCACTTTGAGTCCAATCCGGCAGCTGGTGCGTATCAACAGCATCAACTGATCAGCCAGtatcagcaacaacagcagcagcagcagcaacaacagcagcagcagccccagcagcagcaacaacatcatctcgcccaacagcagcagcagcacatgAGGAGTCACACGCCCCAGAGTCCACATCCTCCGCATCCTTCgcagctgcaacaacagcagccccAACAGCACTTTAGCTCTCCGCACCACATGCCGCCAATGCACCATCAACACCAGCTGAtgatgcaacagcaacatcgcCACAACCAGCGCTCGCCGCTTCACCATCATCCTGCGGCGCAGcagcttcagcagcagcatcagcaaccaTCGCATTCCCCACAGCATCAGCATGCGAGACTGCAGTCGCCACAACCTGCTCcagtacaacaacaacagcagcagcagcagcaacaacagcagcagcagcagcagttcctGCAGCAACAGGCTGCCGACACGTGGGGCAACATGAACTTTGGCAATCCACCGAACAATCAGCAGGTTGAGCTCAAGGATAACAAATTC
The sequence above is drawn from the Drosophila melanogaster chromosome 2R genome and encodes:
- the CG10543 gene encoding uncharacterized protein, isoform F codes for the protein MDNKTTQLDFKLLVDQSLNLLDSLNTALRCDAIQFLLQTLKCKYPESCDQVVRNLFSHIAAANDNGESGGRAQQHELARTKQLQLLLTAKKEKKELGIGCEAEIKRENDEEEAGSTDLNQNFEKIPCKEEFLCLEEEEEDFLDDADTQNSSSLQFHTGNNVDALALGPGDPLELIQSGVSLLVKRKYAATFDDELIGDGDGDEANSNSSDGKMVKRKRTNNMHLTVSSVRRKEEHGQLGDGYVFHEDSQYTMRYHHSTGEFSERAFKAQFRALLRLALSQHHKPFLRQFYENFVVNGRLLGTTPSMRVLKELREQRLEEWRRQRERRQLVILMEQSETQRDEEFQQQQELVENQEEVQQEQEQQQQQLEDIQQQHLEEIQRQQQLPAISFGDSELESETESQLSSAAQEIMKFEEFIDEGVGAGRLIDGLEMEPEIDDMLAGAGSMNSASGHSSNSSSSGSGSAGNGNGISGVILENNSHHTHHLSSSSSANLVINGLTSSNSISNNNNNSNNVSLHRPQLTPQAQNQLAASMKPSDHIPISMPMENMDLKAGQAAHGTANAIMQGGSSSLASQLHQQQKPYNSSNNPLSMMGGMMQQQQQQHVAMPHHQRQMMMMPEDFPQHGASMMNSRQMPALAALSNLGDTPAMSGQLNSSLELDDNDLSADEDDDDLDHDLDELDAAKQQLIDGGSSSSTSLQAPPSQHGSGSGGSGGQTPGSKKDKPSYNCLLCPKSYRKRKSLLDHYKMHPGYCHDCGQRNGNTLEEIIHHNRTMHVKEFPFVCETCGESYSRKQQFHAHVESHNKKEIKTFPCGECGLKFPQKKLQQHFEETGHKADGAICEVCGEEFQSKNALYQHIIRVHKRDNFFECHICHNRFTLKANLERHVQLHTEIKRPYVCDLCGSSYFTYPALKEHYSNAHVDVSECKCTLCGKRFGSAKSLQRHLPSHSEERPHCCNYCDQTFKWKTHLVRHKQTMHGNEPPPPKKGKQRFPKTSEEADMGSLPDMPGPPPVKASKKAATSKAKAQAAAAAAAAASSQQQQQKGSAATPTPPPPVSTTPGCLQQDPFNAAMVSSNSSQSSTASTSQHSVSTSESQQNSIYNQSFNAEKQQPGQQQPQNTLHQQHPTPPPPQQQQQQQQQQQALPQSRVGPGELHLQRMNSFGQDGQFHFESNPAAGAYQQHQLISQYQQQQQQQQQQQQQQPQQQQQHHLAQQQQQHMRSHTPQSPHPPHPSQLQQQQPQQHFSSPHHMPPMHHQHQLMMQQQHRHNQRSPLHHHPAAQQLQQQHQQPSHSPQHQHARLQSPQPAPVQQQQQQQQQQQQQQQQFLQQQAADTWGNMNFGNPPNNQQVELKDNKFYIVESAEFLGLPMNVPPSPQQQQQQAVSKPQQQQQQQHPQPQQPDPTLAGDLMSFQHMWPAPGFSQTSQQQQPQQQQQQQAAQQQQQAQSQANSSDPHNYNNIGSILTNLIDTNPAPMEYNFDLMQQQQTPSAQQQQQQQQQQQAAQQQHHSAGAYGSGLMRSGGGVYGGAYEQHLSDQLVSEQQKQNSFQPYHPHGLQAQQQQPLHPHPHLLPPPAPHNNVYDRTGVGVGVGVGVGVGVGVGYPMLGDDTKSVLPPMMGGMMQQMPPHGQQPDLIYYPVKND